In Candidatus Bathyarchaeia archaeon, the DNA window AAGAGCGCATGTGACAGGCGAAAGAGAAGAGCTGAAGCAGATTCACAGCAGTTACACAGAGAAGAAGCCGCCACCACCAATCATCATACAGTCAATATCAAACGTGGCTTTCATAGAGTCCATCGTGATTACCCGAACCCTGAACATTCCGCCGCCGCTGCCGCTTCCTCAAATCCCGCCAGGACAAGCTGAAGGCAAAAAGCCTACCGAGCCATCCTACAGAACTTAGAGCAAGGAACTCGGTTCTTACTTCAATGGAACGTACATCGATGAACGCGAGGCGCCTATTCCAGGAACGCCGTGTTTGACCGGCTTATTTGTTATGGCGAACTCGCCTGTATAGTGCCCAATCATTTCAGGCTTTATCTCAAAGGCTGCAAACTCTTTTCCAGTGTGCACAAGGATGGTGACGCCTACCATTTCAGGTAGAATAATCATGTCACGTGCATGCGTCTTGATCGATGGACCTTTCTGTGCCTCCACTGGAGGACTCTGCTTGATCTTTCGTATGGCTTCGAGCAGTTTACGTTGTTCAGGGCTTAAGCCGCGTTGTAGGCTGCGGCGTTGACGCGATGGTAACAGCTTTATGAACTCGTCCATCGACATGGCTAACAGATCAGCAAAAGCGAAGCCACGGTAGTGGAATTCTCTCGGCATAGGCTTATCGTCCTCTGTTTTTTGAGTATGTTCGATTTGGGGTTAATTAACTTAGTGTTTGCACCTGCAACATGCTGTGTAACTTTTATATGGTCTGTGGGCTTGTTTGTGTTTAGCGGTGGGTCTAGGCGGGGGGCTAGGGGTCCCTTGAAAGGCGCCGAAAGGCGTCTTGACCGTAAACCCTCTATACGACGGGCTGAAGGCTGAGGTGAGGCGTCAAAGAGCGCCTTGTCTTTCAGTCTCTGGCTATGAGTGTCGGTCCCTTGGGGCTGACGGTCAGGCGAACCTGGCCAGGCCCGGAAGGGAGCAACCTAAACTTGGACGTTCAGCGCTCAGGGGAGAGCCGACATGAGATAAGGGGCTGAACTGGCTGGGTGCAAACTGGGCGTCAAGCTTCAGTGATCCACCGCCTTCTGTCAGAGCAAGACACATCGATCTGAATGGAGTCTTGAAACTCAGATGCCAACAAAGGAAATGACAACGGAAGAAATCGAACAGTTCCTCCTCAACTCGCGGGTAGGCAGGCTCGGCTTAACATTACCCGAAGGCCCGTACGTTGTTCCCCTCGGCTATGCCATTGCGGATAGCAAGGTCTTCTTTCACACATGCAACAAAGGCTTGAAAATGAAAGCACTCAAAAACCACCCTGACGTGTGCTTTGAGGTTGACGAGTCACTTTCCGATGCCTCCATGTACAAGAGCGTAATCATGTTCGGCAAAGCAGAAATCATCGACGACAAAGAAAGAATGATTCCCTACCTGCAAAAGCTCATCGACAAATATCGAGTCTCCGAACCCTTTGACGACTATATGAGCAAACCTGGAAGAAATCGCGATAAGGAATTGGCAGCAGTGCGCATCTGCGTGATAACTCCCACGAAAACCACAGAAAAGAAATTCATCGCGAAAAGCGATTTTCACTCTTCCACATAGCTTTTCTCTTCTCATAAAAAGAGTTAAGTCCAACAGTGCGCTGCTGTTTATTCTGGCAACAATGGCGATTCAACATTGAAATCCAAAGGCTTAGTCATCGCGGTTTCAGGCAAAGGCGGCGTTGGCAAAACTACAACAACCGCCCTGATGGCCAAGATTCTAGGCGAGACTAACCCAGAAAAAAGTGTGTTGGTCATTGATGCTAACCCTGATTCTAACCTAGCTGACGTTTTGGGCATTCCTGTAACTCGCACTGTGGGCATTGTCACAGAGGAATTGAAGAAGTCTTTGGAAAAATCGGAGATTCCGCCCACAATGACCAAAGAGGACATCTTGGAGACGCGTATCTTTGAGATTCTGCGTGAAACACCGAGCTTCGATTTGCTTGTGATGGGACGCGGCGAAGGCGAAGGCTGCTACTGCCCCGTCAATGCTTTCTTAGCACACATTGTAGACCGGTTGATGAGCAATTATGATGTGACCCTGATGGACATGGAAGCAGGACTAGAACACTTAAGCCGCAGAACTGACCGAGACGTCGACATAATGCTTGTTGTAACCGATCCCAGTTCCATGGGCTTAATGACTGCTCGCCGCATCAAGGAAGTAGCCAAAGAAGTGCACATAGAATTCAAGAAATACTGCTTGATCGGAAACAGGTGGAAACCCGAATTGGAACCCATGCTTCAAGAGGAAGCCAAGAAACTAGGTTACGAATTCATGGGCATCATTCCAACCGACGATAACATATTTGCCCACAACTTGACTGGAAAATCATTACTCAATCTGCCATCGGAGAGCCCAGCCATACCAGCAGTGAGGCAAATACT includes these proteins:
- a CDS encoding pyridoxamine 5'-phosphate oxidase family protein; this translates as MPTKEMTTEEIEQFLLNSRVGRLGLTLPEGPYVVPLGYAIADSKVFFHTCNKGLKMKALKNHPDVCFEVDESLSDASMYKSVIMFGKAEIIDDKERMIPYLQKLIDKYRVSEPFDDYMSKPGRNRDKELAAVRICVITPTKTTEKKFIAKSDFHSST
- a CDS encoding P-loop NTPase, whose translation is MKSKGLVIAVSGKGGVGKTTTTALMAKILGETNPEKSVLVIDANPDSNLADVLGIPVTRTVGIVTEELKKSLEKSEIPPTMTKEDILETRIFEILRETPSFDLLVMGRGEGEGCYCPVNAFLAHIVDRLMSNYDVTLMDMEAGLEHLSRRTDRDVDIMLVVTDPSSMGLMTARRIKEVAKEVHIEFKKYCLIGNRWKPELEPMLQEEAKKLGYEFMGIIPTDDNIFAHNLTGKSLLNLPSESPAIPAVRQILTRIGLLNSTS
- a CDS encoding 30S ribosomal protein S19 yields the protein MEHTQKTEDDKPMPREFHYRGFAFADLLAMSMDEFIKLLPSRQRRSLQRGLSPEQRKLLEAIRKIKQSPPVEAQKGPSIKTHARDMIILPEMVGVTILVHTGKEFAAFEIKPEMIGHYTGEFAITNKPVKHGVPGIGASRSSMYVPLK